In Macrobrachium nipponense isolate FS-2020 chromosome 36, ASM1510439v2, whole genome shotgun sequence, a genomic segment contains:
- the LOC135203401 gene encoding uncharacterized protein LOC135203401 gives MASLDVESLFTNVPVDETIGIIMERVYRNPDMRPPNIPEDSLRTLLDICMKRAPFTTHRGQMYRQKDGIAMRSPLGVLFSNFYMGEVEERVFSQHRCPRTYGRYINDIFVQADCKDEVEALRQQFLQHSMLNFTFEYSSNDRLPFLDVLVTKTNQKLVTTVYTKATNVGLYLNGDSDCSEWFKTTTIKAFIRRALSHSFMHHQYKEDEVAMKKIIEEHIRPIEEGKRVSLIIYYKNRHTKDLLMKNNPSPPVGDP, from the exons atggcgtccttagacgttgagtccctattcaccaacgttcCAGTCGatgagacgatagggatcatcatggagcgggtatataggaatcccgatatgagaccccctaacatcccagaagactctttaagaaccctgctggatatctgtatgaagagagcccctttcaccacccaccgaggacagatgtatcGCCAAAAGGATGGCATAGCGATgaggtcccccttaggagtcctcttctctaacttctacatgggtgaagtggaagaaagggtcttctcgcaacatagatgtccccgcacatacggacgATATATCaatgacatctttgtgcaagccGACTgcaaggatgaggtagaagcccttcggcagcagttcctgcagcacagcATGCTCAACTTCACcttcgagtacagcagcaacgatcggctccccttcctcgacgtccttgtcacgaagacgaatcagaagttggttactacagtttacaccaaagctacgaacgtTGGACTTTATCTAAATGGAGATAGCGATTGTTCTGAgtggttcaagaccaccaccatcaaggccttcatcaggagggccctctcgcact ccttcatgcaccaccaatacaaggaggacgaagtagccatgaagaaaataatagaggaacacatCCGCCCCatagaggaaggaaagagagtgtccctcattatttactacaagaatcggcatacgaaggacctcctgatgaagaacaatccctccccgcccgtaggagacccctAA